The genomic DNA CCACAAGGTTCGCGAGCTCTTGGAGAAGTGCGCGTCTTGCGAGCTTGGCCGGGAACGGGCACGCGCGCTGGTGCCGCGGACGGAGACTGTCGTCATCGATGAGCTCCTTGCTGAGACCTCGGAAGCCAGGAGACTCTTGGACCTAGGCAAGCAAATTCCCTTCGGAGGGATCAGGGATATTCGGGGCATGGTCCAGCATACCTCGGTTGGGGGGACACTCTCTGCTGATCAGCTCCTGGATGTGTTGTACA from Bacillota bacterium includes the following:
- a CDS encoding endonuclease MutS2 (MutS2; MutS-II; involved in blocking homologous and homeologous recombination; has ATPase activity stimulated by recombination intermediates; inhibits DNA strand exchange), producing the protein MDERSLRILEFHKVRELLEKCASCELGRERARALVPRTETVVIDELLAETSEARRLLDLGKQIPFGGIRDIRGMVQHTSVGGTLSADQLLDVLY